Genomic segment of Bubalus kerabau isolate K-KA32 ecotype Philippines breed swamp buffalo chromosome 6, PCC_UOA_SB_1v2, whole genome shotgun sequence:
GAATTGAGAAGTGAAAAAGTTTTAACTTACAGCAAAGGGTCCtttgagagttttgttttgtcCTCCTTTTTAACTCTTAAGCAAATCCAGCCCAACATGGTGATGTTCAAGAAGATCAAGTCTTTCGAGGTAGTCTTTAACGACCCCGAAAAGGTGTACGGCAGTGGGGAGAAGGTGGCTGGCCGGGTGATAGTGGAAGTGTGTGAAGTCACTCGAGTCAAAGCTGTCAGGATCCTGGCTTGCGGAGTGGCCAAAGTCCTGTGGATGCAGGGATCCCAGCAGTGCAAGCAGACGTTGGACTACTTACGCTACGAAGACACGCTTCTCCTGGACGACCAACCAGCTGGTAAGTGACCCAACTGTTTGTTGGAGGTTGAAAGCGGATTCAAGAAGAGAATTGATACGGATAAAGCCCACACTGTAGATCCTAAGTTGCTCGGGTTGTGGGGTTTGAATTTTGTGTggcttctttatcttttttagcTTTAACTTgcaaacccccacccccaccccccaaaaaggGTGATTTGTGCACCTTCTCAGGGTGCAGTGTTCTGCGGGTGAACTTGAGGAATGTTGACTTACTTATTGAAAGGTTTTTATGTCTTAATAAATTGCTTGTTCTTTGCTTGCTTCTTGTTTGAGATGATGATAGGTTGAGCCTTTCAGCACTGCAGGGCTTTGCAACTTTTTGCTCAGCGAATGCATCAGTATCTCATTTAAGAACATAAGGGGTTCTGCATTACTCTTGCACGCTACCCAAGAATTCCTTATTGCACAGATGCATTTTAAGTGTAACAAGAAACCTAGAagcttctcctttttctctcccttcaggTGAGAATGAGATGGTGATCTTGAGACCTGGAAACAAATATGAATACAAGTTCGGCTTTGAGCTTCCTCAGGGGTAGGTTATGAACTAAATGCATCTGTGATCTTATCTGTCTGTAAAAATCTTCTCCCCTTTTGATCAGTTACCCTTCTTGGAgagcatttttaaattgtttgctttttcttgatAAAGGCCTTTGGGAACATCTTTCAAAGGAAAATATGGGTGTGTGGACTACTGGGTGAAGGCTTTTCTTGATTGTCCCAGCCAGCCAActcaagagacaaagaaaaacttTGAAGTGATGGATCTAGTGGATGTCAATACTCCTGATTTACTGGTGAGATTCATTTTAAGAGTTTATTCTTCTGGGTTTCAGAGATAAGTAGTTAGGTTTTTAGGGCATTAAAGTGAAGCCTGTCAGGGAATCAAGTCCTTAAGTCATCAAAGTGGGAGAGAAAACTACCTACTTTAAGCAGtgtaaagagaaacagagaaaggatCTCTAGAGATTCTTTAAACGTCTTTTTTCCACTTCATTCTACATAGGAACCTGTGTCagctaaaaaggagaaaaaagtttcCTGCATGTTCATACCTGATGGGCGGGTGTCTGTCTCTGCACGAATTGACAGAAAAGGATTCTGTGAAGGTAAAAATCTAGTGCTTAAAATGAGAGACTCTTAAAACAGGAACTGTGGGTTTGGGAGTAAGGGTAGGAGGCAGGAACAGATTAAAAGTCATGGACTGCACTGAGCATCAGTTTTCATCTTTCTCATTGCCAGGTGATGAGATTAACATCCATGCTGATTTTGAAAATACGTGTTCCCGCATCGTGATCCCCAAAGCTGCCATTGTAGCCCGCCACACTTATCTTGCCAATGGCCAAACCAAGGTGCTGACGCAGAAGTTGTCATCAGTCAGAGGCAATCATATTATCTCCGGAACCTGTGCATCATGGCGTGGCAAAAGCCTTCG
This window contains:
- the TXNIP gene encoding thioredoxin-interacting protein — its product is MVMFKKIKSFEVVFNDPEKVYGSGEKVAGRVIVEVCEVTRVKAVRILACGVAKVLWMQGSQQCKQTLDYLRYEDTLLLDDQPAGENEMVILRPGNKYEYKFGFELPQGPLGTSFKGKYGCVDYWVKAFLDCPSQPTQETKKNFEVMDLVDVNTPDLLEPVSAKKEKKVSCMFIPDGRVSVSARIDRKGFCEGDEINIHADFENTCSRIVIPKAAIVARHTYLANGQTKVLTQKLSSVRGNHIISGTCASWRGKSLRVQKIRPSILGCNILRVEYSLLIYVSVPGSKKVILDLPLVIGSRSGLSSRTSSMASQTSSEMSWVDLNIPDTLEAPPCYMDSIAEDHRLESPTTPLLEDTDGSQDSPIFMYAPEFRFMPPPTYSEVDPSVLNNNVQ